A genome region from Gossypium hirsutum isolate 1008001.06 chromosome A04, Gossypium_hirsutum_v2.1, whole genome shotgun sequence includes the following:
- the LOC107948230 gene encoding serine/threonine-protein phosphatase PP2A-4 catalytic subunit: MGANSSPTDLTTDLDEQISQLMQCKPLSEQQVRALCDKAKEILMKESNVQPVRSPVTICGDIHGQFHDLAELFRIGGKCPDTNYLFMGDYVDRGYYSVETVTLLVALKVRYPQRITILRGNHESRQITQVYGFYDECLRKYGNANVWKIFTDLFDYFPLTALVESEIFCLHGGLSPSIETLDNIRNFDRVQEVPHEGPMCDLLWSDPDDRCGWGISPRGAGYTFGQDISEQFNHTNSLKLIARAHQLVMDGFNWAHEQKVVTIFSAPNYCYRCGNMASILEVDDCKSHTFIQFEPAPRRGEPDVTRRTPDYFL, from the exons ATGGGCGCCAATTCGTCACCAACAGACTTGACCACCGATCTCGATGAGCAGATCTCGCAGCTCATGCAGTGTAAGCCACTTTCGGAGCAGCAG GTCAGAGCATTATGTGATAAGGCAAAGGAAATACTGATGAAAGAAAGCAATGTCCAG CCTGTGAGAAGCCCGGTGACAATTTGTGGTGACATCCATGGGCAGTTTCATGATCTTGCAGAACTTTTTCGAATTGGAGGGAAG TGCCCTGATACAAACTATTTGTTTATGGGAGATTATGTGGATCGTGGATACTATTCTGTTGAAACCGTTACG cTGTTGGTGGCTTTAAAAGTTCGTTATCCACAGCGGATTACCATTCTCAGAGGAAATCATGAAAGCCGCCAG ATCACTCAAGTTTATGGGTTTTATGATGAATGTCTTCGGAA GTATGGCAATGCTAATGTTTGGAAGATCTTTACAGACCTTTTTGACTATTTTCCATTAACTGCTTTG GTGGAATCAGAAATATTTTGTCTGCATGGTGGATTGTCCCCTTCAATTGAAACCCTGGATAATATAAGAAACTTTGATCGTGTTCAAGAGGTTCCTCATGAAGGACCCATGTGTGATTTATTGTGGTCTGACCCAGATGATAGATGCGGTTGGGGTATTTCACCACGTGGTGCTGGATATACTTTTGGTCAG GATATATCtgaacaatttaatcacacgaaCAGTTTAAAATTGATTGCTAGAGCTCATCAGCTGGTTATGGATGGATTTAACTGGGCACAT GAACAAAAGGTGGTTACTATATTCAGTGCTCCTAATTACTGTTATCGCTGTGGAAACATGGCTTCTATATTGGAAGTTGACGATTGCAAGAGTCACACATTCATCCAg TTTGAGCCAGCTCCAAGGAGAGGTGAACCTGATGTTACCCGTAGAACACCGGATTACTTCCTGTGA
- the LOC107947773 gene encoding uncharacterized protein, translating to MSARGIRGYGTRGCGRGRRRARAECSSLGSMPDLDKSKTPISPATKIGFQSRLAGDDALFQAILRILERVARPHSRARGRGLAIKRIRFNGAELFRGVTRVDPNMAEYWLKATERIMDDLDCTPEQKLKGVVSLFYDEAYQWWLTVEEGFQSNRLSWGFFKTTFESKYMDASYVDARKRELMNLMQCNRFVAEYEREREIAVLVENTKIAEDVKRVEHHNRDRERGKNKKDSEPFSSVPRSKKKA from the exons atGAGCGCCCGTGGAATTCGCGGATATGGTACTCGTGGCTGTGGTAGAGGCCGTAGGAGGGCTCGAGCTGAGTGTTCCTCTCTAGGCAGTATGCCGGATTTAGATAAGAGTAAGACACCAATATCACCTGCTACTAAGATCGGGTTTCAGAGTCGCTTagctggggatgacgcactgtTCCAGGCCATACTGAGGATATTAGAGAGGGTCGCTAGACCCCATTCTAGAGCTAGGGGCCGAGGGTTGGCAATTAAAAGAATCCGATTCAATGGTGCTGAattatttaggggtgtcactagagtcgaCCCTAATATGGCCGAGTATTGGTTGAAGGCCACGGagaggattatggatgatctagaCTGCACTCCTgagcagaaattgaagggtgTCGTCTCTCTGTTTTACgatgaggcttaccagtggtggctgacgGTTGAGGAAGGCTTTCAGTCTAATCGATTGAGTTGGGGTTTCTTTAAGACCACTTTCGAGAGTAAGTATATGgatgctagttatgtggatgctcgcaAGCGTGAGCTCATGAATCTTATGCAATGCAATAGAtttgtggccgagtatgag AGGGAGCGAGAGATTGCTGTTCTGGTAGAGAATACAAAAATTGCCGAGGATGTTAAGCGCGTGGAGCACCATAATAGGGATAGAGAGAGGGGTAAGAATAAGAAGGATTCAGAGCCCTTTAGTTCTGTTCCAAGGTCTAAGAAAAAGGCCTGA